In one window of uncultured Acetobacteroides sp. DNA:
- a CDS encoding beta-ketoacyl-[acyl-carrier-protein] synthase family protein, whose amino-acid sequence MKRVVVTGIGAVSSIGLSAQENLISLRSGIGGIGQSSFFVSKYAQTHALGEVKASDDELRLMLEIRDEKGLTRSDLLALKAVKEAIDDAGLDDKSLRSFDTALISASTVGGMCLTDQLYQDANNASETSEFIRSYSASAHTFCIAKHYGIKGITDTLNTACSSSANAIMVGSRLIKSGRAKRVIVGGVDSLAKYTVNGFNALGILSPTATKPFDANRIGLSLGEAAAYLILEDLEEVKEKQVYAEIKGYGNASDAYHTSSISDDADGVVLAIRQALDSAKLQPSDIHYINAHGTGTGNNDKAEVVGFSTVFGAEVPPFNSTKSYTGHTLGASGALEAIFSIFSIKYGELYPSLSFETPIEAPHGLIPITRYQKDLEISNVLSNSYGFSGSCTSLVISKA is encoded by the coding sequence TTGAAACGCGTTGTAGTAACCGGGATTGGTGCAGTTTCGAGCATCGGACTAAGTGCTCAGGAGAACTTGATTAGCCTAAGAAGCGGAATCGGGGGGATTGGGCAAAGCAGCTTTTTTGTATCGAAATATGCCCAAACCCACGCACTTGGTGAAGTAAAAGCTAGCGATGATGAGCTACGGCTTATGCTTGAGATTAGAGACGAGAAAGGTCTAACTCGGAGCGACCTCCTTGCCCTTAAAGCCGTTAAGGAGGCAATTGACGATGCTGGATTGGACGATAAGTCCCTTCGCTCCTTCGATACAGCGCTTATCTCGGCAAGCACCGTTGGCGGGATGTGCCTTACCGATCAACTCTACCAAGATGCAAACAACGCGTCGGAGACATCCGAGTTTATTAGGTCGTACTCGGCAAGCGCGCATACCTTTTGCATTGCCAAGCACTACGGCATAAAGGGAATTACTGACACGCTAAATACTGCATGTTCATCATCGGCGAATGCCATTATGGTAGGATCGAGGCTTATTAAGTCTGGCAGGGCTAAACGGGTAATCGTTGGCGGCGTGGATAGCCTTGCCAAGTACACCGTAAATGGCTTTAACGCCTTGGGAATCCTCTCGCCTACAGCAACCAAACCCTTCGACGCCAACCGGATTGGGCTTTCGCTTGGCGAAGCAGCCGCCTACCTAATACTAGAAGACCTAGAAGAGGTTAAAGAAAAGCAGGTGTATGCCGAGATTAAGGGCTACGGCAATGCCAGCGATGCCTACCACACCTCCTCCATCTCCGATGATGCCGATGGCGTTGTGCTGGCAATTCGCCAAGCGCTGGATAGCGCCAAACTACAGCCAAGCGACATCCACTACATCAACGCGCACGGTACGGGTACTGGCAATAACGACAAGGCTGAGGTAGTCGGCTTCTCGACTGTTTTTGGGGCGGAGGTGCCTCCGTTTAACTCCACCAAGTCGTACACGGGGCATACGCTGGGTGCATCAGGGGCGCTGGAGGCTATCTTCAGCATATTTAGCATCAAATATGGCGAGTTGTACCCTTCGCTCAGCTTCGAGACCCCAATTGAAGCACCGCACGGCCTAATCCCAATTACTCGCTACCAGAAGGATCTTGAGATCAGCAACGTGCTTTCCAACTCGTACGGATTTAGCGGAAGTTGTACCTCGTTAGTCATCTCTAAAGCTTAA
- a CDS encoding phosphopantetheine-binding protein — protein sequence MELEALKQELKVHLISYLNLQEIEPEMIKDDEPFFAGNLELDSIDSLEMTVMIEREYGLKLNNPTEARKVLVNINTMAAYILENSKN from the coding sequence ATGGAATTAGAAGCATTAAAACAGGAGTTAAAGGTTCACCTAATTAGCTACTTGAATCTTCAGGAGATTGAGCCCGAGATGATAAAGGATGACGAACCATTCTTTGCAGGTAACTTGGAACTCGACTCTATAGACTCGCTTGAGATGACGGTTATGATTGAGCGCGAGTACGGCTTGAAGCTAAACAACCCCACCGAGGCTCGCAAGGTATTGGTAAACATCAACACCATGGCGGCATACATTCTTGAGAATTCTAAAAACTAG
- a CDS encoding flavin reductase family protein, which yields MKKIGLLLIILALVGANTVKAQPAKFREISPKEIEGNAVRLFQDDWFLLTAGSKSKFNPMTISWGTIGSLWGKAIVTVYVRTDRFTYTLMEKGDYFTLCALADENRSILQYCGTRSGSTVDKVKECGLKPLFTNTGAVYYEQATLVLECKKIYAQKVKLDRFTDANVAKSTYTKGMPLHKMYVGEIVRCYVRQQ from the coding sequence ATGAAGAAAATAGGCCTCCTACTCATCATCCTAGCGCTAGTGGGAGCTAACACCGTAAAGGCTCAACCCGCTAAGTTCCGTGAGATCTCACCCAAGGAGATCGAAGGTAACGCCGTTAGGCTATTCCAGGACGACTGGTTTCTGCTTACCGCAGGATCGAAGTCGAAGTTTAACCCCATGACCATCAGCTGGGGGACCATCGGAAGCCTTTGGGGAAAAGCCATCGTAACCGTTTACGTACGCACCGATCGCTTCACCTACACGCTGATGGAGAAGGGCGACTACTTCACGCTATGCGCACTTGCCGATGAGAACCGCTCCATCCTTCAGTACTGTGGGACACGCTCGGGGAGTACGGTAGATAAGGTGAAGGAGTGCGGCCTTAAGCCGTTATTCACCAACACCGGAGCGGTATACTACGAGCAGGCTACCCTGGTGCTGGAATGCAAAAAGATTTACGCCCAGAAGGTAAAGCTCGACCGATTTACCGATGCCAATGTCGCCAAAAGCACCTACACCAAGGGAATGCCCCTGCATAAGATGTACGTCGGCGAGATTGTGAGGTGCTATGTTCGGCAGCAGTAA
- a CDS encoding beta-ketoacyl synthase chain length factor: MYIRDSKCISPQPTYANGIESENIVAHSGTKYFAIEPKYSNLIPAGQLRRIGKAVRMGIGAGLPLLKSNPTVDGMIIGSANGGLEDCISFLNQIIDYQEGTLTPTNFVQSTPNAVTGYLAITDKNHGYSNTHVQRGLAFENALLDAFLLIEQEQAQSVLVGNIEEISSFNYNIDEKAGFFKEEEVGSSQLIGSNTPGTACGEGATMFIVQASKEEALAEIVDVDQLSHPEEGDISLKLEQFLRRNNLRVSDIDTLFLGYNGDCRTDHYYDTLKGQLGDASVYSYKNLSGEFPTASAFALWMAAEALSGKTIPQEALIQKGSRKINTILIYNHYIGLEHGFILVRKA, from the coding sequence ATGTATATCAGAGATAGCAAGTGTATTTCACCTCAGCCGACCTATGCCAATGGCATCGAAAGTGAGAATATTGTAGCGCATAGCGGCACCAAGTACTTTGCCATAGAGCCTAAATACTCCAACCTCATTCCTGCTGGGCAGCTTCGCCGTATTGGTAAGGCAGTTCGCATGGGAATAGGCGCTGGGCTACCCTTGCTCAAGAGCAACCCAACGGTTGATGGGATGATTATTGGTTCGGCCAATGGGGGGTTGGAGGATTGTATCAGCTTCCTGAACCAGATTATCGACTACCAGGAGGGTACCCTTACCCCCACCAACTTCGTGCAGAGCACGCCAAACGCAGTTACGGGCTACCTTGCCATCACCGACAAGAATCACGGCTACAGCAACACGCACGTCCAACGGGGGCTTGCCTTCGAGAATGCGCTACTCGATGCCTTCCTGCTCATAGAACAAGAGCAAGCCCAATCGGTACTGGTGGGCAACATCGAGGAGATATCGAGCTTTAACTATAACATCGACGAAAAGGCGGGCTTCTTTAAGGAGGAGGAGGTCGGCTCGTCGCAGCTAATTGGCAGCAATACGCCGGGAACGGCCTGCGGCGAGGGAGCAACCATGTTTATCGTTCAGGCATCGAAGGAGGAGGCCCTTGCTGAAATCGTCGACGTCGATCAGCTGAGCCATCCCGAGGAGGGCGACATCAGCCTTAAACTGGAGCAATTCCTGAGAAGGAACAACCTTCGCGTGTCGGATATCGACACCCTTTTCCTTGGCTACAATGGCGATTGCCGCACCGACCACTACTACGACACCCTCAAGGGGCAGCTGGGTGATGCTTCGGTATACTCCTACAAGAACCTGTCGGGAGAGTTTCCTACCGCTTCGGCCTTTGCGCTTTGGATGGCAGCAGAGGCGTTATCGGGCAAGACGATACCCCAAGAGGCCTTAATACAGAAGGGGAGTCGGAAGATTAATACAATCCTCATCTACAACCACTACATAGGACTTGAGCACGGATTCATCCTAGTTAGAAAAGCATAA